CCGGCCCGAGCGCCGAGGGTGGGCTGACGTCGTGGTGGAAGGACTCTGGTGGCTGCTGCTGGCGCTCCCCGTCGGCTGGGTGGCCGTCCGCCGTACGCGCGCCGAACCACGGCGCCTGTCGAACGGGTTCTGGCTGCTGGCCGCTGCCCTCCTGGCTCTGAACGCCCTGGTCGGGCTCGGGCTGCCCGGCAGCGGAGTGATCTCGCTCGTGGTCGGCGGGGCCCTGGTGCTCTCCCCGCTGCTGGTCCTGGTGCTGGCCGTCCTGCTGGTGGCCAACGGCGTCCAGATGGTGCGCAAGGAGGGCCGCTCGCTCGGCAACCTGCTGTCCCTGATGGCCGGGCTCGCCCTGCTGGTCCTGCTCGCCTCGCCGGTGCTGGTCATCACCACGGACATGAGTCCGCCGGTGGTGGCCGGGGTGCTGATCGTGCTTCTCGCCGCGGCCTACCTCGGGTTCGTGCTCGTCGGGTTCCTCGGCTACTCCTGGCTCTACCCACGGTTGGTCCGTAGACATCCAGCCGCGTGGGTCGTCGTGCTGGGGTCGGGGCTCTCCGGCGGCGAACGGGTGACCCCGCTGCTGGCCGGACGGATCCGTGTCGGTGTGCAGCAGACCGCAGCCCGTGGTGCCGGCGTGCTGGTCATGTCGGGTGGTCGCGGTCGGGACGAGGCCCTGCCCGAGGCGGAGGCGATGGCGGCGTGGGCGCTCGCCGAAGGGGGACTCGTCCGCGGTAGCGGGCCGCTGCTGCTGACCGAGACCACCTCCACCACCACGGAGGAGAACCTGCGCCACACCGCCGAGATGCTCAGCGGTCTCCCTGCCGGCGAGCTGGCTCATCCTGGCGCCGCTCCTACCGGCACGGTGGTCAACCCACCGGCCTCCGTCGAGCGTGACGGACCGTCATCGTTGGCCCCGGGTCTGGTGGTGAGCAGCGACTACCACGTGCTCCGGGCGGCGATCCTGGCCCGGCAGCTCGGGATCCCCGCCCAGGCGGTGGGCGCACCGACCGCGCGCTACTTCCTGCCCAGCGCGGTGCTGCGCGAGTACGTCGCCGTGCTGGCTGAGCGCCCGTGGCTGCACGTCGTGCTCGGCCTGCTGGTCGCTCTCCCGCTCCCCGCCCTGGTGCTGCTCACCGGGCAGGGCTGAGCACCCCACCTCCTCGCCCAGCACGGGACTGCTCCGCCACATCTCCGCCCGACGGCTGGTTGCGCCGAGCGTGCGCGAGGACCCCACCGGCGTGCTGGTGGCAGGCTCTCTCGCGGCGTCCGCAGGTCGGCGTCGTTCGGTGCCGATCACGAGGTCGTGGCCCGCACCCGCTCCCACGGCATCGGTGGCTCGTGCTCTCCCCCCCGACGAGGGCCACGGGGTGGTGTCGGGTTCTCGCGCCCCACCCCTGTCGTCGTCATGGCGTGTTCCGAAAAGCCCGATCGACGAGCGGTTCGGACCCGTACAGGCGTCGGTGTGCCGCTGTGACGGTGTTTCGGAAAAGGTGCTGCCGCACCTCCACCGACATCCGACGCGCCAGCCGTCGCGGTGGCGACTCGCCGCGAGTGGTCCCGCGGGGGAGGATCGAGGCGACACCTCGAGGCCGTTCGCCGCACCGCTGGGCGTGGTGGCGTCCAGGTGAAAGGGGGCGCACCGGGCGGCTCCGTGGAGGGCCCGAGCCGGGTCCAGCGCCACGACGACGTGCGGTCGCCGCCCTGCAGGGTGACCAGGCACGTCACGGAGGCCAGGCCGCTGGTCGGCTGCTCCCCCACCCCCCCGCTTCAACGACGGGCCGCGTTCCGCGCCGGCGGCGCGCAGCTGCTCGCCCTGGCCGTCACGTGCTGCTCGGTGGCGGGCGG
The sequence above is a segment of the Auraticoccus monumenti genome. Coding sequences within it:
- a CDS encoding YdcF family protein, translating into MVEGLWWLLLALPVGWVAVRRTRAEPRRLSNGFWLLAAALLALNALVGLGLPGSGVISLVVGGALVLSPLLVLVLAVLLVANGVQMVRKEGRSLGNLLSLMAGLALLVLLASPVLVITTDMSPPVVAGVLIVLLAAAYLGFVLVGFLGYSWLYPRLVRRHPAAWVVVLGSGLSGGERVTPLLAGRIRVGVQQTAARGAGVLVMSGGRGRDEALPEAEAMAAWALAEGGLVRGSGPLLLTETTSTTTEENLRHTAEMLSGLPAGELAHPGAAPTGTVVNPPASVERDGPSSLAPGLVVSSDYHVLRAAILARQLGIPAQAVGAPTARYFLPSAVLREYVAVLAERPWLHVVLGLLVALPLPALVLLTGQG